One window from the genome of Pedobacter schmidteae encodes:
- a CDS encoding nucleotidyl transferase AbiEii/AbiGii toxin family protein — protein MTKDLGKSTKAKLLNIARAGKLDHQLIVIRFLYERLLYRLSKSVYKDKFYLKGGVLLYAMEKEYARPTLDIDFLGLDISNDLESLKEVFREICSIDDPDTGVYFDLDTISAEEINETKDYVGTRLSIVAYLDSIKQPLKIDIGFGDVVIPDPQLLSYESMIPGLDPTDIVAYSLETVVAEKFQAMIDLSELNSRYKDFYDVYTILTKYPLEKQLLLSSIRATFKNRNTPYTEGHPIFTTAFAKDKVRNQQWKQFLKKIKVNAELEFSTVMELIKDQLMPFYEQV, from the coding sequence ATGACCAAAGACTTAGGCAAATCAACAAAGGCCAAACTGCTTAATATTGCCAGGGCAGGAAAATTAGATCATCAGCTAATAGTTATACGTTTTCTGTATGAAAGATTGCTCTATCGCCTATCCAAAAGTGTATACAAAGATAAGTTTTATCTGAAAGGAGGAGTACTACTTTATGCCATGGAAAAAGAGTATGCCAGGCCAACCCTGGATATTGATTTCCTCGGTTTGGACATCAGTAACGATCTGGAATCATTAAAGGAGGTATTCAGGGAGATATGCAGCATAGATGATCCAGACACAGGCGTTTATTTTGACCTTGATACGATATCGGCCGAGGAGATCAATGAAACGAAGGATTATGTAGGAACGCGTTTATCAATAGTTGCTTACCTGGACTCTATCAAGCAGCCCTTGAAAATTGATATAGGTTTCGGGGATGTAGTGATTCCAGACCCTCAGCTCTTATCCTATGAGTCGATGATTCCCGGATTGGACCCTACGGATATTGTAGCTTACTCACTGGAAACCGTTGTTGCCGAAAAATTCCAGGCAATGATAGACCTTTCTGAGCTGAATAGCAGATACAAAGATTTTTACGATGTCTATACCATTCTGACAAAGTATCCACTGGAAAAGCAGCTGTTATTGTCCTCCATCCGTGCAACATTTAAAAACCGGAACACACCATACACGGAAGGCCATCCAATATTTACCACAGCATTCGCCAAGGATAAAGTGAGAAATCAGCAATGGAAACAGTTCCTAAAAAAAATAAAAGTAAATGCAGAGCTGGAGTTTTCAACTGTTATGGAGCTGATAAAGGACCAGCTAATGCCATTTTATGAACAGGTGTGA
- a CDS encoding recombinase family protein translates to MKSAYLYVRVSTDEQKRKGYSLPEQEDRLFKYCESNNIHVKGVYREDFSAKNFNRPEWKQLVLAVKKERTKEEKNILFIKWDRFSRNIQYAYEMIGILRKYNTKAMAIDQPVDLDIPESSVMLAVYLSVPEAENTRRALNTANGMRRARQMGRHPNKAPMGFVNLTGIDGKKFIAPKQPEASVVRWIFLQRIKSTLLSFFRQPM, encoded by the coding sequence ATGAAATCAGCTTATCTATACGTTCGCGTGAGTACCGACGAACAGAAAAGAAAGGGCTACTCATTGCCCGAACAGGAGGATCGATTGTTCAAGTATTGTGAATCCAACAATATACATGTTAAAGGAGTTTACAGGGAAGACTTTTCGGCAAAGAACTTCAACCGGCCCGAATGGAAACAACTTGTATTGGCGGTCAAAAAAGAACGTACCAAAGAAGAAAAGAATATCTTATTCATCAAGTGGGATAGGTTTAGTCGTAACATACAATATGCCTACGAGATGATCGGTATATTACGGAAGTACAATACCAAGGCAATGGCCATCGATCAGCCTGTCGATCTCGATATTCCGGAGAGTTCGGTAATGCTTGCCGTCTACCTTTCCGTCCCGGAAGCGGAAAATACGAGGCGTGCCCTTAATACTGCAAATGGAATGCGTAGAGCTCGGCAGATGGGGCGACATCCGAACAAGGCCCCAATGGGATTTGTAAACCTTACTGGGATTGACGGGAAAAAGTTTATCGCACCAAAGCAGCCCGAAGCGAGTGTTGTCAGATGGATTTTTCTTCAGCGGATAAAAAGCACCTTGCTAAGCTTCTTCCGCCAACCAATGTGA
- a CDS encoding agmatine/peptidylarginine deiminase translates to MISLITIFSSCQKNEEDTQPTDTTVIYRMPEESAPHEGTWLQWPHQYQYGITYRNRLDATWTKMTQVLVESEKVHIIAYDEVEKTRITGLLTNASIPLTNIDFKIYPTDDVWVRDNGPIYVKDNKGQLVIEDWGFNGWGKKADHQNCDLIPAKIANDQNIEKVNLNGVMINEGGAIEIDGSGTLLATKSAILNNNRNPDMTQAQAEAIFTKYLGVTKFIWLKGKAGLEITDMHIDGFARFANNTTLITMNHDDLLDWQVPEEDIATLYAATDKNASRYNIVKLPLTQNNVETAYGKKLGYKGSYVNYYIANKKVLVPNYNDPNDAVANKIIQNLYPNRTVVGIDVRNLYANGGMIHCVTQQQPQ, encoded by the coding sequence ATGATATCACTAATAACTATTTTCTCTTCTTGTCAAAAAAATGAAGAAGATACTCAACCAACTGATACTACAGTAATTTATAGAATGCCTGAAGAATCAGCACCACATGAAGGTACATGGCTTCAATGGCCCCATCAGTATCAATATGGCATTACCTATCGCAATAGGTTAGACGCAACATGGACCAAAATGACGCAGGTATTAGTAGAAAGTGAAAAAGTCCATATTATTGCCTACGATGAAGTAGAAAAGACCAGGATTACTGGCTTGCTCACTAATGCCAGCATCCCCTTAACCAATATAGATTTTAAAATTTACCCAACTGATGATGTTTGGGTAAGAGATAATGGGCCAATCTATGTAAAAGACAATAAAGGGCAGCTGGTTATAGAGGATTGGGGGTTTAATGGTTGGGGTAAAAAAGCAGATCATCAAAACTGTGACCTCATTCCTGCAAAAATCGCTAATGATCAAAACATCGAAAAAGTTAATCTGAACGGTGTTATGATAAATGAAGGGGGGGCTATTGAAATTGATGGAAGTGGAACCTTATTGGCGACAAAAAGTGCGATCCTGAACAACAATAGAAATCCAGATATGACACAAGCACAGGCGGAAGCTATTTTCACTAAATATCTAGGCGTAACCAAATTTATTTGGCTAAAAGGAAAAGCTGGTCTAGAAATCACCGATATGCATATAGATGGATTTGCAAGATTTGCTAATAATACCACCCTAATAACAATGAATCACGATGATTTATTAGATTGGCAAGTTCCTGAAGAAGACATCGCTACGCTTTATGCTGCTACTGATAAAAATGCGTCACGTTACAATATCGTTAAGCTTCCACTAACTCAAAATAACGTAGAAACAGCCTATGGAAAAAAACTGGGTTACAAAGGGTCTTATGTAAATTATTATATAGCAAATAAAAAGGTACTAGTTCCTAATTATAATGATCCTAATGATGCTGTAGCAAACAAAATTATACAAAATCTATATCCCAATAGAACTGTAGTAGGAATAGACGTGAGAAATTTGTATGCAAATGGCGGAATGATACATTGTGTAACTCAACAACAACCTCAATAA
- a CDS encoding GyrI-like domain-containing protein: MTIDMGLEKIQHIIKYIEENYNEDISIQKLEQLSNYSYRNAQRVFKNIFNESLGAFQKRLKLENAYKKLIYTSDSITEISYSVGFDSLQSFSKSFKKQFNISPIKARLGKKDTFKSFINDYHEESKNIDCEVVFFKEIKVFYIGIQTKNYNSTEIELLWDKIDAIIEKKGTIEYFGIIVDQPLVTDMLKCRYEACIDKDPANKEFFSTYILGCKYAKYIHKGSYSLIEDTYRRIYKDWLFNSTLEFDSTPIIEHYVKNDYNTENIDDYITEILVPIKKK; encoded by the coding sequence ATGACCATTGATATGGGGTTAGAAAAAATTCAACATATAATCAAATACATTGAAGAAAATTACAATGAAGACATTTCGATTCAAAAATTGGAACAATTATCTAATTATTCTTACAGGAATGCCCAACGAGTATTTAAAAACATCTTCAATGAGTCATTAGGAGCATTTCAAAAAAGATTGAAACTTGAAAATGCTTATAAGAAACTAATCTATACCAGTGATTCAATTACCGAAATTTCCTATTCAGTAGGTTTTGATAGTCTGCAATCTTTTTCTAAATCATTTAAAAAACAGTTTAATATTTCACCGATTAAAGCCAGGCTGGGGAAAAAAGACACTTTCAAAAGCTTTATTAACGATTATCATGAAGAAAGTAAAAATATAGATTGCGAGGTAGTGTTTTTTAAAGAAATCAAAGTGTTTTATATCGGAATCCAAACAAAAAACTACAACAGCACTGAGATAGAGTTATTATGGGATAAAATTGATGCTATTATTGAAAAAAAAGGTACAATAGAATACTTCGGAATCATAGTTGATCAACCTCTGGTTACGGATATGTTAAAATGCAGGTATGAAGCATGTATAGATAAAGATCCTGCAAATAAAGAATTCTTTTCAACATATATACTTGGCTGTAAGTATGCTAAATATATTCATAAAGGTAGTTATAGTTTAATTGAAGATACATACAGGCGAATTTATAAAGACTGGCTTTTTAACTCTACTCTAGAATTTGATAGTACTCCGATTATAGAACATTATGTAAAAAATGATTACAATACGGAAAATATAGATGACTATATCACAGAAATTCTTGTTCCAATCAAAAAAAAATAG
- a CDS encoding PKD-like family lipoprotein, translating into MKPLHTLMFSIIIILSSSCYKDKGNYDYTPLEKITITGINSSYERLSMDGKISISPTVSSSFPDADFEYTWGIYDPNVPLIAPAKKMDTIGRDLKIDYLVTQAAKPWILYFSAKNKKTGLTTSTTTTLNVVTQFTTGWYVAKDEADKTDIDFFTVAANENIPEKRLSNIFSERNGRKLDGKVGNFCFVTNFQSPDNGSMVDTRALFLTSERDVSVTSINTLKELGNYNNLFYSTPVIRKPGFITLGSLAYYFLNDGKIHSIYSFSPNEGKFASVQMRDNANTPYQLSKYFISGSSAKPYFFDEISSSFLTSSPTNTVMTPVVDGKDSKMSANNNNKKLIYMAQKTQSPFTGYAIFQDKTDSSLRHLVAITGAPTAINMVPQVLSPSDKIYNATKYALNDSDEDIIYFVIGHQVWSRNLSNKFEQLQYTVPVDQEITFIRHRKYTKAPYAYNFVMVGTKKGSNYQIRMFNKSSGNLLATPSIILEGQGSANDAIFITPSVVNSTYQPSH; encoded by the coding sequence ATGAAACCACTACATACTTTGATGTTCTCCATAATTATAATTTTAAGTTCTTCCTGTTATAAGGATAAGGGGAACTATGACTATACTCCACTTGAAAAAATTACCATCACCGGAATTAACAGCTCCTACGAACGTTTATCAATGGATGGAAAAATCAGTATCAGCCCAACGGTAAGTTCATCTTTTCCAGATGCGGATTTTGAATATACATGGGGCATTTATGATCCTAATGTGCCACTCATTGCTCCTGCAAAAAAAATGGATACAATTGGAAGAGATTTAAAAATTGATTACCTGGTTACACAAGCGGCCAAACCCTGGATATTGTATTTCTCTGCAAAGAATAAAAAAACGGGGCTGACTACAAGTACGACTACCACATTAAATGTAGTGACTCAGTTCACAACAGGATGGTATGTCGCAAAAGATGAAGCAGATAAGACGGATATTGATTTTTTTACAGTTGCGGCAAATGAAAATATACCAGAAAAAAGACTGAGCAATATTTTTAGTGAAAGAAATGGGAGAAAGTTAGACGGAAAAGTCGGCAATTTCTGTTTCGTTACCAATTTTCAGAGTCCGGACAATGGATCTATGGTAGATACAAGGGCATTATTTCTAACGTCCGAACGCGACGTTTCAGTAACAAGTATTAATACACTAAAGGAACTTGGTAATTACAATAACTTATTTTATTCAACTCCAGTAATTCGGAAACCAGGATTTATTACGCTAGGTTCATTAGCCTACTATTTTTTAAACGATGGTAAGATACATAGCATTTATTCATTTTCACCAAATGAAGGAAAGTTTGCCTCTGTCCAGATGAGGGATAATGCCAATACCCCTTATCAGTTGAGTAAATATTTCATCTCGGGCAGTTCGGCGAAGCCGTATTTTTTTGATGAAATAAGTAGCTCTTTTTTAACAAGCTCACCCACCAATACTGTAATGACACCTGTCGTTGATGGTAAGGATTCCAAAATGAGTGCCAATAACAACAATAAAAAGTTGATTTATATGGCACAGAAAACGCAGAGCCCATTTACCGGATATGCTATATTCCAGGATAAAACTGATTCCAGCCTCAGACATTTAGTAGCAATAACAGGGGCACCTACGGCAATAAACATGGTGCCTCAAGTTTTAAGCCCGTCAGATAAAATCTATAATGCTACGAAATATGCCCTCAACGATTCCGATGAAGACATCATTTATTTTGTAATTGGTCATCAGGTTTGGTCCCGGAATTTATCCAACAAATTTGAACAACTGCAATATACAGTGCCTGTAGATCAGGAAATTACTTTTATCCGTCATCGTAAATACACGAAGGCACCCTATGCGTACAATTTTGTTATGGTGGGAACAAAAAAAGGCAGCAATTATCAGATACGCATGTTTAACAAATCTTCGGGTAATCTATTGGCCACACCAAGTATAATATTGGAAGGACAAGGTTCAGCTAATGATGCTATATTTATCACACCTTCCGTTGTGAATAGTACTTATCAGCCTTCCCATTAA
- a CDS encoding DUF4843 domain-containing protein — protein MYSLKHFAVLMVFAALFISCKNDKYLLYEGAARIQFGPERSKIYQSSYNLADTLKPYSFAYTDAAQDTVFFDIYAIGKVSAKDRNFKLEQIRTNGLEDAIPGTHYQDFANSSIAGKYKIKAGESHARVPIVLLRDPSLKTKTVTLKINIADNEEFKVGEPEYTWRKIELTDRLSQPAAWTAFLTSSYFGKYSVVKHRFMIEQTGERWDQDFITIVKNNATSLVYWQGVLKTALTNYNNAHPTSPLMDEFKELVIIP, from the coding sequence ATGTATTCATTAAAACACTTTGCCGTGCTGATGGTCTTTGCAGCACTCTTCATATCCTGTAAAAATGACAAGTACCTTCTTTATGAGGGGGCAGCCCGTATACAATTCGGCCCTGAGCGGTCCAAAATATATCAGTCATCTTATAATTTAGCAGATACATTAAAGCCTTACTCTTTTGCTTACACTGATGCAGCGCAGGATACAGTCTTTTTCGATATCTATGCTATTGGTAAGGTTTCAGCAAAAGATAGGAACTTTAAACTGGAGCAAATCCGAACAAACGGTTTGGAAGATGCAATTCCCGGAACACATTATCAGGATTTTGCCAATTCTTCTATTGCAGGAAAATATAAAATTAAGGCCGGAGAAAGCCATGCTCGTGTTCCGATCGTTTTGCTTAGGGATCCATCTTTAAAAACAAAAACGGTAACCTTAAAAATTAATATTGCTGACAATGAAGAATTTAAAGTTGGGGAACCAGAATATACCTGGCGTAAAATAGAGTTAACGGACCGTCTGAGTCAGCCGGCAGCATGGACAGCCTTTTTGACTTCATCCTATTTTGGTAAATATAGCGTGGTTAAACATCGCTTTATGATTGAGCAGACTGGTGAACGCTGGGACCAGGATTTTATAACAATCGTTAAAAATAACGCCACATCGCTTGTTTACTGGCAGGGCGTACTTAAAACTGCACTTACCAATTATAATAATGCTCATCCAACCAGCCCCTTAATGGATGAGTTTAAAGAGCTGGTTATTATTCCTTAA
- a CDS encoding RagB/SusD family nutrient uptake outer membrane protein produces the protein MNTIKYLLIGLLACLSFTSCKKFLTVNPRTDITQDDFYSSEGGFKDALSGVYIQMKSTTAYGEALTMTTIEQLVSNWDVTNGSIEQKIGAYNYSDIGVQNRMTAIFAQAYSTTASINAILGQIDRRKDVFTTPGIYQQIKGECLALRAYCLFDILRLFGPVPAMANNSAILPYPVTISKSPNQLISFADFKLQLLRDLSDAAELLQGDPIKSYSLDQLGKPGTAPFLPADNLMAYRYLKMNYYAVKAVQARIYLWFNDRSNAYTCAREVIDSKNSDGTLKFRLGVAADLTAKDYALTAEQIFGLYDWDLYDRYTKIFSSGLLKKGSNETMVKNQLYGNTGTDIRETNLWSLVTQFNQSKTYIINKYQVNQAPSSIQLDFKRIPMLRISELYLIAVETAPPIEAQTFWNAYRLARNIVNTPLPTELNQVQAILLPEYRKEFYAEGQAFFLYKRLNAPESSVLWTPSGVNINYIVPLPQGELVKTY, from the coding sequence ATGAACACAATAAAATATCTCCTTATAGGGCTACTTGCTTGTCTCAGCTTTACCTCCTGCAAAAAATTTCTTACGGTGAACCCCAGAACTGATATCACCCAGGATGATTTTTATAGCTCTGAAGGTGGCTTTAAAGATGCACTCAGCGGAGTCTATATACAGATGAAAAGTACCACTGCTTACGGAGAAGCACTTACAATGACAACTATTGAACAGTTGGTTTCAAATTGGGATGTAACCAATGGCAGTATAGAACAGAAAATCGGAGCCTACAACTACAGCGATATTGGGGTTCAAAATAGGATGACGGCCATTTTTGCGCAAGCCTATTCTACTACAGCCAGTATTAATGCCATACTTGGGCAGATAGATCGGCGTAAAGATGTATTCACTACCCCTGGAATATATCAGCAGATTAAAGGTGAATGTTTGGCATTACGGGCCTATTGTCTTTTTGATATTCTTCGTTTGTTTGGCCCTGTACCGGCAATGGCCAATAACAGTGCTATACTGCCGTATCCTGTTACCATTTCAAAATCCCCGAACCAGCTGATTTCATTCGCTGATTTCAAATTACAATTGTTGCGCGATCTTTCAGATGCGGCTGAATTACTGCAGGGTGATCCCATCAAAAGTTATTCTTTAGATCAGTTGGGTAAACCTGGGACTGCGCCTTTTCTTCCTGCAGATAACTTAATGGCTTACCGCTATCTGAAAATGAACTATTATGCCGTTAAGGCGGTTCAGGCTAGGATATACCTCTGGTTCAATGACAGAAGCAACGCCTATACATGTGCAAGGGAGGTAATTGATTCAAAAAATTCTGATGGCACTTTGAAATTCAGACTGGGCGTAGCCGCTGATTTAACAGCAAAAGATTATGCACTTACTGCGGAGCAGATTTTTGGATTGTATGACTGGGACCTTTATGACCGTTATACAAAAATCTTTAGCAGTGGCCTTTTAAAAAAGGGCAGCAATGAAACCATGGTGAAGAACCAGCTGTATGGAAATACAGGAACAGATATTCGAGAAACTAACCTATGGAGTTTGGTCACCCAATTTAATCAGTCAAAAACCTACATTATCAACAAGTATCAGGTTAACCAGGCCCCATCCAGTATTCAACTCGATTTTAAAAGGATACCTATGCTGCGCATTAGCGAACTTTATCTGATTGCTGTTGAAACTGCTCCGCCGATTGAAGCACAAACTTTCTGGAATGCCTATCGTCTAGCCAGAAATATTGTAAATACGCCATTGCCAACAGAACTCAATCAGGTTCAGGCAATACTGCTGCCAGAGTACAGAAAAGAGTTTTATGCTGAAGGACAGGCTTTCTTTTTGTACAAACGGTTAAATGCTCCTGAATCAAGCGTATTATGGACTCCTTCAGGGGTTAATATCAATTACATCGTGCCATTGCCACAGGGCGAACTAGTAAAAACCTATTAA
- a CDS encoding SusC/RagA family TonB-linked outer membrane protein: MKLNTFNLGLPIKWLPPKFLLIVKVIIIIMTACIMQVSASTFAQLVTLKERNLSLEDAFGKIRNQTGYDFIFDADLLKKAAHVNLDLKGASLREALTQCLSGQNLSFEILEKSVAIKQKSLLDNLSDFLKAIDVKGKITDDKGNPLPGAVIKVIGTNIRIATNANGEFMLSNVDNMAKLSISYVGYKTKEIKLKDNRDLIIVLEEAQNDMDEVVINTGIFRKVDKSFTGASTTVTAKELKAFGNRNLVTSLRNIDPSFNIIESNLFGGDPNRIPEIQIRGNSSLPNVNQLQDGTRVGLNTPLIILDGFESTLQRLMDMNENEVESITILKDASATAIYGSRGANGVVVITTKAPQIGKLRITYRSDVNIEMPDLTGYNLLNAREKLELEKKVDLYDNPRPQFDIPLKAYYNYLLNEINSGVNTYWLSKPLHTAIGQRHNLRIEGGDESFRYSASAQYNDEQGVMKKSFHKTFNGTVNLTYIFKNIRFTNNLIVGTGNNSNSPYGSFSDYVKQNPYWRAYDDNGNLIKVLGDPGDESFSSRWSSLPTNPLYNATLNTFDLASNTTITNNFSFGWRIYSDLQLRARLGVSKESRQTDNFKPAAHTDFANYAVADVFRKGNYAYGTGNLLNYDGSINLSYSKIINEKHSLFAGLDYNVRQDKATTYSFLAEGFTNAKLDFLSMALQYAPNSKPSGTESLSRAIGITSNLNYTYDNRYFADLSLRMDGSSQFGVQNRFAPFWSAGLGWNMEQEDFLKNLEFINKLKLRASTGITGSQNFNAYQALSTYRYYSKDRYYNEMGAYLLGLGNNALKWQQKRSFNIGIETQLFDNRISLVADYYSDKTVDLVSAITLPISNGFSSYIGNIGSLQNRGFEIKATTYLIRKEQGLTWTISGSVVNNNNKITSISQAMKDAVSAIEKNGGANPNLLYKEGYSTNTIWVVPSLGIDPGTGKEVYLNKEGHSTFIWNPVDLRPSGISEPKYLGNLSTMLRYKAFSANITFGYRYGGQLYNSTLIEKVENADYRYNVDARVYNNRWQNPGDNAAFKGLLVTSPTYMTSRFVQDERTFTCRNINVQYDVKSKALHKTLGIESLLFSGNGADLFYISTVKRERGTTYPFSKRFSLSMSATF, from the coding sequence ATGAAATTAAATACTTTTAACCTAGGTCTGCCCATTAAATGGCTGCCACCTAAATTCTTACTAATTGTGAAAGTGATCATAATTATAATGACTGCCTGCATAATGCAGGTAAGTGCTTCGACATTTGCCCAGCTTGTTACCTTAAAAGAAAGAAACCTCTCATTGGAAGATGCTTTCGGAAAAATAAGAAACCAGACAGGTTACGATTTTATTTTTGATGCGGATCTGTTGAAAAAAGCAGCCCATGTAAATTTAGATCTAAAAGGAGCCAGTTTGCGGGAGGCCCTGACACAATGCCTGTCCGGGCAAAATCTAAGTTTTGAGATCCTTGAAAAATCTGTTGCCATAAAACAAAAATCTTTACTGGATAACCTGAGTGATTTTTTGAAAGCTATAGATGTGAAAGGTAAGATAACCGACGATAAAGGCAATCCATTGCCGGGTGCAGTTATAAAAGTTATCGGTACGAATATCCGCATAGCAACTAATGCCAACGGAGAATTTATGCTGTCGAATGTAGATAATATGGCTAAATTGAGTATTTCCTATGTAGGTTATAAAACAAAGGAAATAAAGCTGAAAGACAACCGGGATTTAATTATTGTGCTGGAAGAAGCACAAAATGATATGGATGAAGTGGTGATCAATACCGGTATTTTTAGAAAGGTAGATAAAAGTTTTACTGGTGCTTCGACTACCGTAACTGCTAAAGAACTGAAAGCATTTGGGAACAGAAACCTGGTAACCTCTTTACGTAATATAGACCCTTCATTTAACATTATAGAAAGTAATTTGTTTGGTGGTGATCCGAACCGTATTCCCGAAATTCAGATCAGGGGTAATTCCAGTTTGCCCAATGTAAATCAATTACAGGATGGTACACGAGTTGGATTAAACACTCCACTGATCATATTAGACGGGTTTGAGTCAACGTTGCAGCGCTTAATGGATATGAATGAGAATGAGGTGGAGTCAATTACCATTCTCAAAGATGCCTCTGCTACGGCAATCTATGGTTCAAGAGGGGCAAATGGCGTGGTCGTCATAACAACAAAGGCCCCGCAAATTGGAAAACTGCGCATCACTTACCGAAGTGATGTGAACATCGAAATGCCTGACCTGACCGGCTATAATCTATTGAATGCGAGAGAAAAACTGGAGCTTGAAAAAAAAGTTGACTTGTATGACAATCCACGTCCGCAATTTGACATTCCATTAAAAGCCTATTATAATTATTTGCTTAATGAGATCAATAGCGGAGTAAATACCTACTGGCTTTCAAAACCCCTGCATACGGCTATAGGCCAACGACATAACTTGCGGATAGAAGGTGGGGACGAATCGTTCAGGTATTCGGCATCAGCTCAGTACAATGATGAACAGGGAGTTATGAAAAAGTCTTTCCACAAAACTTTTAATGGTACAGTTAACCTAACTTACATTTTTAAGAATATCAGATTTACAAATAACCTCATTGTTGGAACGGGCAACAATTCAAATTCTCCTTATGGCAGCTTTAGTGACTATGTGAAGCAAAATCCTTATTGGAGAGCCTATGATGACAATGGAAATTTAATTAAAGTGCTTGGAGATCCTGGTGATGAAAGCTTTTCTTCGCGATGGTCTTCACTACCGACCAATCCACTATACAATGCTACCCTGAACACCTTCGATCTAGCTTCGAATACAACAATAACCAACAATTTTTCATTCGGATGGAGAATTTATTCTGATTTACAGCTTAGGGCCCGTTTAGGTGTTTCTAAGGAGAGCAGGCAAACGGATAATTTCAAACCTGCTGCTCATACGGATTTTGCTAATTATGCGGTTGCCGATGTTTTTCGAAAAGGAAATTATGCTTATGGAACGGGGAATTTGCTAAATTATGACGGCAGTATCAATCTGAGTTATTCAAAAATCATTAATGAAAAGCATTCCCTTTTTGCAGGATTGGACTATAATGTTCGACAGGATAAGGCTACAACTTATAGCTTTTTAGCGGAAGGTTTTACCAATGCAAAACTGGACTTCCTTTCTATGGCACTTCAGTATGCACCTAACAGTAAACCTTCAGGAACAGAAAGCCTCTCCAGAGCTATCGGGATAACCAGTAACTTAAATTATACTTACGACAACCGTTATTTTGCCGATCTGTCTCTGCGCATGGACGGCTCATCGCAATTCGGTGTACAAAACCGATTTGCCCCTTTCTGGTCAGCAGGTTTAGGTTGGAATATGGAACAGGAAGATTTTCTTAAAAATCTGGAATTCATCAATAAATTAAAACTTCGCGCTTCAACAGGGATAACAGGCTCACAAAATTTTAATGCCTATCAGGCTCTTTCTACCTACAGGTATTATTCAAAAGACCGTTATTATAACGAGATGGGAGCCTATCTGCTGGGGCTGGGAAATAATGCTTTAAAATGGCAGCAGAAAAGAAGTTTCAATATCGGAATTGAAACCCAGTTGTTTGACAATCGTATTTCCCTGGTCGCAGATTATTATTCAGATAAGACCGTTGATCTTGTTTCGGCTATCACCCTGCCTATATCAAATGGATTTTCCAGCTACATTGGAAATATTGGGAGTCTGCAAAATCGTGGATTTGAAATCAAAGCCACAACTTATCTGATCAGAAAAGAACAAGGTCTAACCTGGACGATCAGCGGATCTGTAGTAAACAATAACAATAAAATTACCAGTATTTCCCAGGCAATGAAAGATGCAGTGAGTGCAATTGAAAAGAATGGTGGTGCTAATCCAAACCTGTTGTACAAGGAAGGCTATTCAACAAATACTATTTGGGTAGTCCCGTCCTTAGGCATTGATCCCGGAACCGGAAAAGAAGTATACCTGAACAAAGAGGGGCATTCAACTTTTATCTGGAATCCGGTTGACTTAAGGCCAAGTGGGATCAGTGAGCCTAAATACCTTGGAAATTTAAGCACAATGCTCAGATATAAGGCTTTTTCGGCTAATATAACTTTTGGCTATCGTTATGGCGGACAATTGTACAATTCTACTTTGATCGAAAAGGTCGAAAATGCAGATTACAGGTATAACGTAGATGCTAGAGTTTACAATAACCGCTGGCAAAATCCCGGCGACAATGCGGCTTTTAAAGGTTTGCTGGTCACCTCGCCAACTTATATGACCTCCAGGTTTGTACAGGATGAAAGAACCTTTACGTGCAGAAATATCAATGTTCAGTATGATGTGAAATCTAAAGCATTGCATAAGACCCTTGGAATAGAAAGCCTTTTATTTTCGGGTAATGGCGCTGATTTGTTCTACATCTCTACTGTAAAACGTGAGCGGGGAACAACCTACCCCTTTTCAAAAAGATTTTCTTTAAGCATGAGTGCCACATTCTAA